Proteins from a genomic interval of Staphylococcus debuckii:
- the lspA gene encoding signal peptidase II, whose translation MKKPYFVSITLFITIAILVLDQVTKAVIAKSMAVGDSYTVIPKFLYITSHRNNGAAWGILSGRMSFFFIVTIVVLGLLVFFYIKEAKGNFLMQVAISLLFAGALGNFIDRMLHGEVVDFIDTKIFSYDFPIFNVADSSLTIGVILVLIALLFDSRKSKVQ comes from the coding sequence ATGAAAAAACCATATTTTGTTAGTATCACATTGTTTATCACCATTGCTATTTTAGTTTTAGATCAAGTGACTAAAGCAGTTATTGCAAAGTCGATGGCAGTGGGTGATTCTTATACAGTGATACCTAAATTTTTGTATATTACTTCACATCGTAATAATGGGGCAGCCTGGGGAATTTTAAGTGGAAGAATGAGCTTCTTCTTTATTGTAACTATTGTTGTCTTAGGACTATTAGTCTTCTTCTATATCAAAGAAGCGAAAGGCAATTTCTTAATGCAAGTAGCTATTAGTCTATTATTTGCAGGTGCGTTAGGCAACTTTATCGATCGCATGCTGCATGGTGAAGTAGTGGATTTTATTGATACTAAAATTTTCAGTTACGATTTTCCAATCTTTAACGTTGCAGACTCGAGTTTAACGATTGGTGTGATTCTGGTATTAATCGCCTTATTATTTGACTCCCGCAAGTCGAAAGTTCAGTAA
- a CDS encoding RluA family pseudouridine synthase, translating to MTEFNYEITEAEQAGQRIDKLLPEFNSDWSRSQIQDWIKEDLVTVNGKKVKANHKVKLNDKIEVTEKETVEADIKPENLNLDIYYEDSDIAIVYKPKGMVVHPSPGHYTGTLVNGLMYQIKDLSGINGEIRPGIVHRIDKDTSGLLMVAKNDIAHRNLVEQLMAKTVTRKYTALVHGNIPHDYGTIDAPIGRDKKDRQSMAVVDDGKDAVTHFNVLERFKDYTLVECELETGRTHQIRVHMKYIGHPLVGDPKYGPKKTMDIGGQALHAGVIGFEHPVTGEYIERKADLPDDFKQVLEDIRLREA from the coding sequence ATGACAGAATTTAACTATGAAATAACAGAAGCTGAGCAAGCTGGTCAGCGTATAGATAAGCTGTTGCCAGAATTTAATTCGGATTGGTCTCGAAGTCAAATTCAAGATTGGATCAAAGAAGATTTGGTAACAGTGAATGGTAAGAAAGTAAAAGCAAATCACAAAGTGAAATTGAATGATAAGATTGAAGTGACAGAAAAAGAGACAGTTGAAGCGGACATCAAACCTGAAAACTTAAATCTTGATATCTACTATGAAGATTCAGATATTGCAATTGTGTACAAACCTAAAGGCATGGTAGTGCACCCGTCACCGGGTCATTATACAGGCACATTGGTTAATGGCCTCATGTATCAAATTAAAGATTTATCAGGCATCAATGGTGAAATTCGTCCAGGTATCGTTCATCGTATTGATAAAGATACGTCTGGACTTTTAATGGTCGCGAAAAATGATATTGCACATCGTAATTTAGTGGAACAATTGATGGCTAAAACAGTAACTAGAAAATACACTGCTTTAGTACACGGCAATATTCCGCATGATTACGGCACAATTGATGCGCCGATTGGTCGAGATAAAAAAGACCGCCAATCAATGGCAGTTGTTGATGACGGTAAAGATGCGGTGACACACTTCAATGTCTTAGAACGCTTCAAAGACTATACTTTAGTAGAATGTGAACTAGAAACAGGTCGTACGCACCAAATTCGTGTGCATATGAAGTATATTGGCCATCCATTAGTCGGAGATCCAAAATATGGTCCGAAGAAAACAATGGATATCGGCGGTCAAGCATTGCATGCAGGCGTAATTGGTTTCGAACATCCTGTTACAGGTGAATATATTGAACGCAAAGCAGACTTGCCAGATGACTTCAAACAAGTATTAGAAGATATAAGATTGAGAGAAGCGTAA
- a CDS encoding VOC family protein, whose translation MTEYKRDHYPNGVTLNVRDKEALKPFYEDMLGFTVMNETYTSIQYEVGDSGHRITLRQLDHGREPLVSEAGLFHIGIKLPTHADLADLMAHLTEQDIVINGAEHDVSTSIYLSDPEGNGFEFYADLPEETWNYDKEDRVIMDTRPLYASKLMNLRTHKDWETLPPDTKIGNVHLKTIRLKEVKDFYLKYFGLAESSYVNSSSLFMASGGYHHHLAVNHWMSSMKRMESSETYGLAYVDYHYPETAHKWIKGPDGIEFRFNYLGA comes from the coding sequence TTGACGGAGTATAAAAGAGACCATTATCCAAACGGTGTAACCTTAAATGTCAGAGATAAAGAAGCATTGAAACCGTTCTATGAAGATATGTTAGGCTTCACAGTAATGAACGAAACATATACTTCGATTCAATACGAAGTAGGCGATTCAGGGCACCGAATTACATTAAGACAATTAGATCATGGTAGGGAGCCCTTAGTTTCTGAAGCGGGACTATTCCATATTGGAATTAAATTACCAACACATGCAGATTTAGCAGACTTAATGGCACATTTAACAGAACAAGATATTGTGATTAACGGCGCTGAACATGATGTCAGTACTTCTATATATTTGAGCGATCCAGAAGGTAACGGCTTTGAATTTTATGCAGATTTGCCAGAAGAAACTTGGAATTATGATAAAGAAGACCGTGTCATTATGGATACGAGACCATTATATGCTTCCAAATTGATGAATTTAAGAACGCATAAAGATTGGGAAACTTTACCGCCTGATACGAAAATAGGAAATGTACATCTAAAAACGATTCGTTTGAAAGAAGTAAAAGACTTCTATTTAAAATATTTTGGTTTAGCAGAATCTTCTTATGTAAACTCTTCATCACTTTTTATGGCTTCTGGTGGATACCATCATCATTTAGCTGTAAATCATTGGATGTCGAGCATGAAACGTATGGAAAGCTCAGAAACTTATGGCTTAGCCTATGTAGATTATCACTATCCAGAAACTGCACATAAATGGATTAAAGGACCTGATGGCATTGAGTTTAGATTTAATTATTTAGGAGCGTAA
- the ileS gene encoding isoleucine--tRNA ligase, whose product MNYKETLLMPKTDFPMRGGLPKKEPEIQKQWDEQDLYHKILEKNKGHESYILHDGPPYANGNLHMGHALNKILKDFIVRYKSMQGYYSPYVPGWDTHGLPIEQALTKKGVKRKEMPISEFRKLCEEFALEQIDIQKKDFKRLGVNGDFNDPYITLKPEYEAAQIRLFGEMADRGLIYKGKKPVYWSPSSESSLAEAEIEYHDKRSPSIYVAFDVKDGKGVVDEDAKFIIWTTTPWTLPSNVAITVHPDLKYGQYNVNGEKYVVGQDLVEEVAEELGWDKEAIQLEKEFTGKELEYVETQHPFIDRVSLVINGLHVTTDAGTGAVHTAPGHGEDDYIVGQKYGLPVISPLNDKGVFTEEGGQFEGMFYDKANKAVTDLLKENGSLLKLKFITHSYPHDWRTKKPVIFRATPQWFASISKVRQDILDAIEDTHFKVDWGKTRIYNMIRDRGEWVISRQRVWGVPLPVFYAENGDIIMDKEVIYHVANLFEKYGSNVWFDREAKDLLPEGFTHPGSPNGEFTKEEDIMDVWFDSGSSHRGVLETRPELSFPADLYLEGSDQYRGWFNSSITTAVATRGQSPYRMLLSHGFVMDGEGKKMSKSLGNVIVPDQIVKQKGADIARLWVSSVDYLADVRISDEILKQTADVYRKIRNTLRFMLGNVNDFNPETGAVPEAELLEVDRYLLNRLREFTESIINHYDNFDYLNIYQEVQNFINVELSNFYLDYGKDILYIEKQDSHKRRSMQTVLYQILVDMTKLLAPILAHTAEEVWSYIPHVKEESVHLANMPEVVKPDEELLEKWNTFMKLRDDVNRALEEARNNKVIGKSLEAKVIIGSNESFDAADFLKDFENLHQLFIVSQVEVEDKVEDGTEYYHGDIKVVHADGEKCERCWNYSTELGSVNGLDHLCPRCQGVVADL is encoded by the coding sequence ATGAACTACAAAGAAACGTTACTTATGCCAAAAACAGATTTCCCAATGCGAGGCGGATTACCAAAAAAAGAACCTGAAATCCAAAAACAATGGGACGAACAAGATTTATATCACAAAATTTTAGAAAAAAATAAAGGTCATGAATCATATATTTTACATGACGGTCCTCCTTATGCGAATGGTAATTTACACATGGGACATGCACTCAATAAAATCTTAAAGGACTTTATCGTGCGTTATAAATCTATGCAAGGTTACTATTCTCCATATGTACCTGGCTGGGATACACATGGTTTGCCTATCGAACAAGCATTGACTAAAAAAGGGGTTAAACGTAAAGAAATGCCGATTTCTGAATTCCGTAAACTCTGTGAAGAATTCGCATTAGAACAAATCGACATCCAAAAGAAAGACTTTAAACGTTTAGGTGTAAATGGAGATTTCAATGATCCATATATCACTTTGAAACCTGAATACGAAGCAGCACAAATCCGTTTGTTCGGTGAAATGGCGGATCGCGGATTAATTTATAAAGGTAAAAAACCAGTTTATTGGTCTCCATCAAGTGAATCGTCGTTGGCTGAAGCGGAAATCGAATATCACGACAAACGCTCACCATCTATCTATGTGGCATTTGATGTTAAAGACGGTAAAGGTGTCGTTGATGAGGATGCGAAATTCATCATCTGGACAACTACACCTTGGACATTGCCTTCAAACGTAGCTATCACTGTACATCCTGACTTGAAATACGGTCAATATAATGTCAATGGTGAAAAATATGTCGTAGGCCAAGACTTAGTGGAAGAAGTAGCTGAAGAATTAGGTTGGGACAAAGAAGCAATCCAACTTGAAAAAGAATTCACAGGTAAAGAATTAGAATATGTGGAAACACAACATCCATTCATCGACCGTGTATCATTAGTTATCAACGGATTACACGTTACAACAGATGCAGGTACTGGTGCCGTGCATACAGCTCCTGGACACGGGGAAGATGACTATATTGTCGGCCAAAAATACGGCTTGCCAGTTATCAGCCCGTTAAATGATAAAGGGGTCTTCACTGAAGAAGGCGGTCAATTTGAAGGTATGTTCTATGACAAAGCCAATAAAGCTGTAACAGACTTACTTAAAGAAAACGGCAGTCTCTTAAAATTAAAATTCATCACACATAGTTACCCACATGACTGGCGTACGAAAAAACCAGTGATCTTCCGTGCAACACCACAATGGTTTGCTTCAATCAGCAAAGTCCGTCAAGATATCTTAGATGCGATTGAAGATACACACTTCAAAGTCGATTGGGGTAAAACACGTATCTACAATATGATTCGTGACCGTGGTGAATGGGTAATTTCACGTCAACGTGTATGGGGTGTGCCTCTTCCAGTATTCTATGCTGAAAATGGCGACATCATCATGGACAAAGAAGTCATCTATCATGTAGCAAACTTATTTGAAAAATATGGTTCAAATGTATGGTTCGATCGTGAAGCGAAAGATTTATTGCCAGAAGGATTTACACATCCAGGCAGCCCTAACGGTGAATTTACAAAAGAAGAAGATATCATGGACGTGTGGTTCGACTCAGGTTCATCACACCGCGGTGTATTAGAAACACGCCCTGAATTATCATTCCCAGCTGACTTGTACTTAGAAGGTAGTGACCAATATCGTGGTTGGTTTAACTCATCTATTACAACTGCTGTAGCAACTCGTGGCCAATCTCCATACAGAATGTTATTATCACACGGCTTCGTAATGGATGGCGAAGGTAAGAAAATGAGTAAATCATTAGGTAACGTTATCGTTCCAGACCAAATCGTGAAACAAAAAGGTGCAGATATCGCACGTTTATGGGTAAGTAGTGTTGACTATTTAGCAGACGTTCGTATCTCTGACGAAATCTTGAAACAAACTGCAGATGTCTATCGTAAAATCCGTAATACATTACGTTTCATGTTAGGTAACGTGAATGATTTCAATCCTGAAACAGGTGCAGTACCTGAAGCGGAATTATTAGAAGTAGACCGTTATTTATTGAACCGTTTACGTGAATTCACAGAAAGTATCATCAACCACTATGATAATTTCGACTACTTGAATATTTATCAAGAAGTTCAAAACTTCATCAACGTGGAATTAAGTAACTTCTACTTAGACTATGGTAAAGATATCTTGTACATTGAAAAACAAGATTCTCATAAACGCCGCAGTATGCAAACTGTGCTTTATCAAATCTTAGTCGATATGACTAAATTATTAGCACCAATTCTTGCACATACTGCTGAAGAAGTTTGGTCATACATTCCTCACGTTAAAGAAGAAAGTGTGCACTTAGCTAATATGCCGGAAGTAGTTAAACCAGATGAAGAATTACTTGAAAAATGGAATACCTTCATGAAATTACGTGACGATGTGAACCGTGCATTAGAAGAAGCGCGTAATAACAAAGTAATCGGTAAATCATTAGAAGCGAAAGTAATCATCGGCAGCAACGAAAGCTTTGATGCAGCTGATTTCTTAAAAGACTTCGAGAATTTACATCAACTCTTTATCGTGTCACAAGTTGAAGTGGAAGATAAAGTAGAAGATGGTACTGAATACTATCATGGCGACATTAAAGTCGTACACGCTGATGGCGAAAAATGTGAAAGATGCTGGAACTACAGTACTGAACTTGGCTCAGTTAATGGTTTAGACCATTTATGCCCACGTTGCCAAGGCGTTGTAGCTGACTTATAA
- a CDS encoding uracil-xanthine permease family protein: MENEQMFERTVKPVLDVNEKPKPSQWAFLSLQHLFAMFGATVLVPFLTGLPISAALLASGVGTLLYILITKAMIPAYLGSSFAFITPIITGLSTHSLGDMLVALFMSGVMYVIIGILIKLSGIGWLMHLLPPVVVGPVIMVIGLSLAPTAANMAMFENSADMKGYNVTYLIVAMITLITTLVVQGYMKGFFSLIPVLIGIIVGYIAATILGIVDFKPVMKASWLDWPHIYLPFKDYTPSFHMGLILLMLPIVFVTVSEHIGHQMVINKIVGRNFFEKPGLHRSIIGDGVSTMFASLIGGPPSTTYGENIGVLAITKIYSIYVIGGAAVIAIILAFVGKFTALISSIPTPVMGGVSILLFGIIASSGLRMLVESKVDFSENRNLVIASVILVVGIGNLMFDIHGVKVEGMALAALSGIVLNLILPKAKA; the protein is encoded by the coding sequence ATGGAAAATGAACAAATGTTTGAACGTACTGTGAAACCAGTACTCGATGTGAATGAGAAACCGAAGCCTTCGCAATGGGCGTTCTTGAGCTTACAACATCTCTTCGCAATGTTCGGTGCCACAGTATTAGTACCATTCCTGACAGGATTGCCGATTTCAGCAGCGCTTCTTGCATCAGGTGTCGGAACATTATTGTACATTTTAATTACCAAAGCGATGATTCCAGCGTATCTCGGATCTAGCTTTGCCTTTATTACACCGATTATTACAGGACTAAGCACACACAGCTTAGGGGATATGCTTGTCGCACTCTTCATGAGTGGTGTCATGTACGTCATTATCGGAATTTTGATTAAGTTAAGCGGCATCGGTTGGTTGATGCACTTGCTGCCACCTGTAGTAGTTGGACCGGTCATCATGGTTATCGGTTTAAGCTTAGCACCGACAGCAGCCAACATGGCCATGTTTGAAAATAGCGCAGACATGAAAGGCTACAATGTCACATACTTGATTGTTGCGATGATTACTTTAATCACAACATTAGTTGTACAAGGTTACATGAAAGGTTTCTTCTCATTGATTCCAGTATTAATCGGAATCATAGTCGGATATATCGCAGCGACAATCTTAGGTATTGTAGATTTCAAACCCGTCATGAAAGCCTCATGGTTAGATTGGCCGCACATTTACTTGCCATTCAAAGATTACACACCAAGTTTCCACATGGGATTGATACTGTTGATGCTCCCAATTGTATTTGTCACAGTCAGTGAACATATTGGACATCAAATGGTCATCAACAAAATCGTTGGACGTAACTTCTTTGAAAAACCAGGATTGCACCGATCAATCATCGGTGATGGTGTTTCAACAATGTTTGCGAGCTTAATCGGTGGACCGCCAAGTACAACATACGGTGAGAATATCGGCGTGCTGGCGATTACAAAGATTTACAGTATCTATGTAATCGGCGGAGCTGCAGTCATTGCAATCATCTTAGCCTTTGTCGGTAAGTTCACAGCATTGATTTCATCTATCCCAACTCCAGTAATGGGCGGGGTATCCATTCTCTTATTCGGTATTATCGCTTCAAGCGGCTTAAGAATGCTGGTTGAAAGCAAGGTAGATTTTTCGGAAAATCGTAACTTAGTAATTGCCTCAGTCATCCTAGTCGTAGGAATCGGTAACTTAATGTTCGATATCCACGGCGTGAAAGTAGAAGGAATGGCATTAGCAGCATTGTCAGGCATTGTTTTGAACTTAATTTTACCTAAAGCTAAAGCGTAA
- a CDS encoding dihydroorotase yields MLLIKNAKVLNNNGELTEASILVENDKVKEIAPEIAVGNEVEVIDAKGRFAAPGLVDVHVHLREPGGEHKETIETGTKAAARGGFTTVCPMPNTRPVPDTVEHLEQLNKLIDDNASVRVLPYASITVRQAGSELVDFKGLADHGAFAFTDDGVGVQTAGTMYEAMQQAAKVNKAVVAHCEDNSLIYGGAMHEGKRSEELGIPGIPNICEAVQIARDVLLAEAADCHYHVCHVSTKESVRAIRDAKRAGIRVTAEVTPHHLLMTEDDIPGDNAMFKMNPPLRSKEDREALIEGLLDGTIDCIATDHAPHAADEKDQPMVKAPFGIVGSETAFPLLYTYFVKNGDWSLQQLVDYLTIKPSKIFDLPYGTLEEGKTADLTLIDLEEEREIKAEDFQSKSSNTPFIGYKVYGNPVLTMVAGEVAFKED; encoded by the coding sequence ATGTTGCTAATTAAGAATGCGAAAGTATTAAATAATAACGGTGAGTTGACAGAAGCATCTATCCTAGTTGAAAACGATAAAGTAAAAGAAATTGCACCTGAAATTGCGGTCGGTAACGAAGTTGAAGTTATCGACGCAAAAGGTCGCTTTGCTGCACCAGGCCTTGTGGACGTACACGTTCACTTAAGAGAACCAGGCGGTGAGCATAAAGAAACAATTGAAACGGGTACGAAAGCAGCAGCACGCGGCGGATTTACAACAGTGTGTCCAATGCCGAATACGCGCCCAGTACCAGATACGGTTGAACACTTAGAACAATTAAACAAATTAATTGATGATAATGCGAGCGTACGTGTACTTCCTTACGCTTCTATCACAGTCAGACAAGCAGGCAGCGAGTTAGTAGATTTTAAAGGCTTAGCAGATCACGGTGCCTTTGCTTTTACAGATGACGGTGTAGGGGTACAAACGGCAGGTACGATGTATGAAGCAATGCAACAAGCAGCTAAAGTCAACAAAGCAGTTGTTGCACACTGTGAAGATAACAGCTTAATCTACGGCGGTGCAATGCACGAAGGTAAACGTAGTGAAGAATTGGGTATTCCAGGTATTCCAAATATTTGTGAAGCGGTACAAATCGCACGTGACGTCTTATTAGCAGAAGCTGCAGATTGTCATTATCATGTCTGCCACGTTTCTACAAAAGAAAGTGTACGCGCTATCCGCGATGCCAAACGCGCTGGAATTCGTGTTACTGCCGAAGTCACACCGCACCATTTATTAATGACAGAAGACGATATTCCTGGCGATAACGCTATGTTTAAAATGAATCCTCCATTGAGAAGCAAAGAAGACAGAGAAGCCTTGATTGAAGGTTTACTAGACGGCACAATCGACTGTATCGCAACAGACCATGCGCCACATGCAGCAGATGAAAAAGACCAACCAATGGTTAAAGCGCCATTCGGTATTGTAGGTAGTGAAACAGCATTTCCATTGTTATACACATACTTCGTGAAAAACGGAGACTGGTCTTTACAACAATTAGTAGATTATTTAACAATCAAACCGTCAAAAATCTTTGACTTGCCATACGGCACATTAGAAGAAGGTAAAACAGCAGATCTTACTTTAATCGATTTAGAAGAAGAACGTGAAATCAAAGCAGAAGATTTCCAATCAAAATCAAGCAACACACCATTTATCGGTTATAAAGTATACGGTAATCCAGTATTGACTATGGTAGCTGGAGAAGTGGCATTCAAGGAGGACTAA
- the pyrR gene encoding bifunctional pyr operon transcriptional regulator/uracil phosphoribosyltransferase PyrR, with product MSERIVLDEAAMKRTLTRMAHEILEYNRGTKDLVLLGVKTRGEFLAKSIQSKIQQIEDTTVPTGTIDITQFRDDLELPTPKISEKSFVIDVDITDKVVIIIDDVLYTGRTVRASLDAILLHSRPQKIGLAALVDRGHRELPIRADFVGKNIPTARDEAVSVYVKETDGRNAVIIK from the coding sequence ATGTCAGAACGTATTGTGTTAGATGAAGCAGCAATGAAACGTACGTTAACACGTATGGCGCATGAAATTTTAGAATACAATCGAGGAACGAAAGACCTTGTATTGCTCGGTGTGAAGACACGCGGTGAATTTCTAGCGAAGAGTATTCAAAGCAAGATTCAACAAATTGAAGATACAACTGTTCCGACAGGTACCATTGATATTACACAATTCAGAGATGATTTAGAATTACCTACGCCAAAGATTTCAGAGAAGTCATTTGTGATAGATGTTGATATCACAGATAAAGTAGTCATCATCATCGACGACGTGCTTTATACTGGACGAACAGTCAGAGCTTCACTTGATGCGATACTCTTGCATTCACGTCCTCAGAAAATCGGATTAGCTGCTTTGGTAGACCGCGGTCATCGCGAACTTCCAATTAGAGCTGATTTCGTTGGGAAGAATATCCCAACTGCACGCGATGAAGCTGTTTCTGTATACGTTAAAGAAACAGACGGACGCAACGCAGTCATAATTAAATAG
- a CDS encoding aspartate carbamoyltransferase catalytic subunit translates to MKQLVSMEDLTNEEIYSLIETAIEYKKGNKPNKFTDKYVANLFFENSTRTKCSFEMAERQLGLQEIPFETSTSSVKKGESLYDTCKTLESIGVDALVIRHPQNDYYKELDGLNIPVINGGDGSGQHPTQSLLDIMTIYEEYGHFDGLNVLICGDIKNSRVARSNYQALTALGANVKFAAPDEWVDETLDAPYVKIDDVIEETDIVMLLRVQHERHDGELSFDPHEYHEKYGLTLERYNQLKPEAIVMHPAPVNRGVEIDSDLVEAPKARIFKQMKNGMFLRMSVITHILNEKKEGVIFDVAN, encoded by the coding sequence ATGAAACAATTAGTATCTATGGAAGACTTAACAAATGAAGAAATTTACTCACTTATCGAAACTGCAATCGAATATAAAAAAGGTAATAAACCTAATAAATTTACAGACAAATATGTTGCAAACTTGTTCTTTGAAAACTCAACACGTACAAAATGCAGCTTTGAAATGGCTGAACGTCAATTAGGTTTGCAAGAAATTCCATTTGAAACTAGTACTTCATCTGTTAAAAAAGGTGAATCATTATACGATACATGCAAAACTTTAGAAAGCATCGGTGTAGACGCATTAGTTATCCGTCACCCACAAAATGACTACTACAAAGAATTAGACGGCTTAAACATTCCAGTTATCAACGGTGGAGACGGAAGCGGGCAACATCCGACACAAAGTTTACTAGATATTATGACTATCTATGAAGAATACGGACACTTCGACGGCTTAAACGTATTGATTTGCGGAGATATTAAAAATTCACGCGTAGCACGCAGTAACTACCAAGCACTTACAGCATTAGGTGCAAATGTTAAATTCGCAGCGCCTGATGAATGGGTAGATGAAACATTAGACGCACCATATGTGAAAATTGATGATGTTATCGAAGAAACTGACATTGTGATGTTATTACGTGTACAACACGAAAGACATGACGGTGAATTGAGCTTCGATCCACATGAATATCATGAAAAATATGGCTTAACATTAGAAAGATATAACCAATTAAAACCTGAAGCGATTGTAATGCACCCAGCACCTGTTAATCGCGGTGTTGAAATCGACTCTGACTTAGTAGAAGCACCTAAAGCACGTATTTTCAAACAAATGAAAAACGGTATGTTCTTACGTATGTCAGTTATCACACACATCTTGAATGAAAAAAAGGAAGGGGTTATCTTTGATGTTGCTAATTAA
- a CDS encoding carbamoyl phosphate synthase small subunit, whose protein sequence is MLAKRYLVFEDGSIYEGRKLGSDHLTKGEIVFNTAMTGYQETISDPSYTGQIITFTYPLIGNYGINRDDFESLVPTLNGVVVKEASTHPSNFRKQKTFDAVLKEFDIPGICGVDTRSITRKIRQHGVLKAGFADHAEDIPELIESLKHFELSRDEVPTVSTKTPYVSTGFDLSVVLVDFGKKQNIVRELNARGCNVTVVPYNTSAEEIIRMAPDGVMLSNGPGDPEDVPEAIEMIKGILGKIPFFGICLGHQLFALSQGATSFKMKFGHRGANHPVKDLATGKVALTSQNHGYAIDVDSIEPTDLEVTHIALNDQTVEGLKHKTLPAFSVQYHPEACPGPTDSNYLFDQFVSMMNEFKANEKERYTNA, encoded by the coding sequence ATGTTGGCAAAACGATATCTTGTATTTGAAGATGGTTCTATATACGAAGGCAGAAAGCTTGGATCAGATCATTTAACTAAAGGCGAAATTGTCTTTAATACGGCAATGACGGGTTACCAGGAAACGATTTCCGACCCGTCTTATACAGGCCAAATTATCACTTTCACTTATCCGTTGATTGGTAATTATGGTATTAACAGAGATGATTTCGAATCTCTTGTACCGACATTAAACGGAGTGGTGGTGAAAGAAGCAAGTACGCATCCAAGCAATTTCCGCAAGCAGAAAACATTTGACGCAGTCTTGAAAGAATTCGATATTCCTGGAATTTGTGGTGTAGATACACGCAGTATCACTCGCAAAATCCGTCAACACGGTGTTTTGAAAGCTGGTTTCGCAGACCATGCAGAAGATATTCCAGAACTTATCGAATCATTAAAACACTTTGAACTGTCTCGCGATGAAGTTCCTACTGTATCGACGAAAACACCTTATGTATCAACTGGCTTTGATTTAAGCGTCGTTTTAGTAGACTTCGGAAAGAAACAAAATATCGTTCGAGAATTAAATGCGCGTGGTTGTAACGTCACAGTAGTGCCTTATAACACATCAGCAGAAGAGATTATTCGGATGGCGCCAGATGGAGTTATGTTATCTAATGGACCGGGCGACCCTGAAGATGTGCCTGAAGCGATTGAAATGATTAAAGGTATTCTAGGCAAAATACCATTCTTCGGTATCTGTCTCGGCCACCAATTATTTGCCTTATCCCAAGGTGCAACCTCATTTAAAATGAAGTTCGGACACCGCGGGGCAAATCATCCGGTCAAAGATTTAGCCACAGGAAAAGTGGCTTTAACGAGTCAAAATCACGGTTATGCGATTGATGTTGACTCAATTGAACCTACAGATTTAGAAGTGACACATATTGCTCTCAATGATCAGACAGTTGAAGGCTTAAAACATAAAACGCTCCCTGCCTTTTCAGTACAATATCATCCAGAAGCATGCCCAGGACCTACTGATTCAAATTATTTATTCGACCAATTTGTCTCTATGATGAATGAATTCAAAGCGAATGAGAAGGAGCGTTACACAAATGCCTAA
- a CDS encoding CHAP domain-containing protein, whose protein sequence is MKKLIKIAVLLLIFGGAVFFFYENKNEVAKWVEQLKPDPMRNNTYEKGQCTYYVFDKVKKDGNLISNRWGDAENWAKDAKKDGYVVNHQPAVHALMQTSRGKIGHVAYIERVNKDGSFDVTEMNYIKPYKVSSRPITAEEAKTYEYIHPKKNPKAEDEKSKNN, encoded by the coding sequence ATGAAAAAATTAATAAAGATAGCTGTGTTGCTGTTGATTTTCGGAGGTGCTGTATTCTTTTTCTATGAAAATAAAAATGAAGTAGCGAAATGGGTGGAGCAATTGAAGCCCGATCCGATGCGCAACAATACGTATGAAAAAGGACAGTGCACGTATTATGTATTTGATAAAGTGAAAAAAGATGGCAATTTAATCAGCAACCGTTGGGGTGACGCAGAAAATTGGGCTAAAGATGCTAAAAAAGACGGATATGTGGTCAATCATCAACCCGCCGTGCATGCTTTAATGCAGACGTCAAGAGGTAAAATAGGTCATGTAGCTTATATTGAGCGTGTAAATAAAGACGGTTCCTTTGATGTGACAGAAATGAATTATATTAAACCTTACAAAGTCTCTTCACGTCCCATTACTGCAGAAGAAGCCAAGACTTATGAGTATATTCATCCTAAAAAGAATCCCAAAGCAGAAGATGAAAAAAGCAAAAATAATTAA